The following are from one region of the Hyphomicrobium album genome:
- a CDS encoding phosphatidylserine decarboxylase: MSNRHGIIDTIIDSLAPVNRDGHKFIAIAAGLALIFFLVWPPLAWVCVVAALYIAYFFRDPDRVTPQREGLIIAPADGRIAAIETVQPPTEMGLGSEQRVRISTFLSVLDVHITRAPVSGRIVRSIYVPGSFLNAADDKASDENERRVMIIQKTDGTEIGVVQIAGLVARRIVPFLHEGDSVGVGERLGLIRFGSRVDVYLPVGKHALVSVGQTATAGETVLADLQSAEPERVARRS; this comes from the coding sequence GTGTCGAACCGTCACGGCATCATCGATACCATCATCGACAGTCTCGCGCCGGTGAACCGCGACGGCCACAAGTTCATCGCCATCGCCGCCGGCTTGGCGCTGATCTTCTTTCTCGTCTGGCCGCCGCTCGCGTGGGTGTGCGTGGTCGCGGCACTCTACATTGCCTACTTCTTCCGCGATCCCGACCGCGTCACGCCGCAGCGCGAGGGGCTGATCATCGCCCCGGCCGACGGTCGCATCGCCGCCATCGAGACCGTGCAGCCGCCGACCGAGATGGGATTGGGCTCGGAGCAGCGGGTGCGCATCTCCACCTTCCTCAGCGTACTCGACGTCCACATCACCCGGGCACCCGTGTCGGGCCGTATCGTCCGCTCGATATACGTTCCCGGGTCATTTCTTAACGCTGCCGACGATAAGGCCAGCGACGAGAACGAGCGTCGCGTCATGATCATCCAGAAAACCGACGGTACGGAGATCGGCGTGGTGCAGATTGCTGGCCTGGTGGCCCGCCGCATCGTGCCGTTCCTGCACGAAGGTGATAGTGTCGGCGTCGGCGAGCGGCTGGGTCTCATCCGCTTCGGCTCGCGTGTCGATGTCTACCTGCCGGTGGGCAAGCACGCGCTCGTCTCCGTCGGGCAGACGGCGACGGCGGGCGAGACGGTGCTGGCGGATCTGCAGTCGGCAGAGCCGGAGCGTGTGGCGCGGCGGAGCTGA
- a CDS encoding Do family serine endopeptidase, which translates to MQVTEARGRALGTLMLAALCASIGGALPSFAQTRGPQSVAPVAEGLIEAVVNISTSQAIKGPQGLPLPSVPKGSPYHEYFDEFFDNKNGRSAPDRMVSSLGSGFIVDGKEGIIVTNNHVIDGAEEIQINLHDGSKLKAELLGKDTKTDIAILKVTPKTPLKAVRFGSSAAIRVGDWVMAIGNPFGLGGSVTLGIISAKARNINSGPYDDYLQTDASINKGNSGGPLFNMDGEVVGVNTAIISPTGGSIGIGFAVPADTVAPVVQQLRQYHEVRRGWLGVKIQSVSEEIATALGIPESSGALVAAITPDGPAAKGGVNAGDVIMRFDGEDVNSMRSLPRLVARAPIDKTVPVEVLRKGERKTLQVTVGRLTDDEEKTLGGDDKPAPGGAEVLGLKLSPLTEALRSKYGLDAGVKGAIVDGVDPKSPAAASIKPGDVIVQAANEPVAGPQDVARRIDAIKKSSRKSMMLEVEDAKGGHRFVSVPVE; encoded by the coding sequence ATGCAAGTGACGGAGGCGCGCGGTCGGGCGCTCGGAACGCTGATGCTTGCTGCGCTGTGCGCCAGCATCGGCGGCGCGCTGCCAAGCTTCGCCCAGACGCGCGGCCCTCAATCAGTGGCCCCTGTCGCAGAAGGGCTGATCGAGGCTGTCGTCAACATCTCGACCAGCCAGGCGATCAAGGGGCCGCAGGGGTTGCCGCTGCCGAGCGTGCCCAAGGGCTCGCCCTACCACGAGTATTTCGACGAGTTCTTCGACAACAAGAACGGTCGCTCCGCCCCCGACCGCATGGTCTCCTCGCTCGGCTCCGGCTTCATCGTCGACGGCAAGGAGGGCATCATCGTCACCAACAACCACGTGATCGATGGGGCTGAGGAGATTCAGATCAATCTGCACGACGGCTCGAAGCTCAAGGCCGAGCTGCTCGGCAAGGACACCAAGACCGACATCGCCATTCTCAAGGTCACGCCCAAGACGCCGCTCAAGGCGGTCAGGTTCGGCTCGTCCGCGGCGATCCGGGTCGGTGACTGGGTGATGGCGATCGGCAACCCGTTCGGCCTCGGCGGCAGCGTGACTCTCGGCATCATCTCGGCCAAGGCGCGCAACATCAATTCCGGTCCCTACGACGACTACCTGCAGACCGACGCCTCGATCAACAAGGGTAACTCCGGCGGCCCGCTGTTCAACATGGATGGCGAAGTGGTCGGCGTGAACACCGCGATCATCTCGCCAACCGGTGGCTCGATCGGCATCGGCTTTGCCGTACCCGCCGACACGGTCGCGCCCGTCGTGCAGCAGCTGCGCCAGTATCACGAGGTGCGGCGCGGCTGGCTCGGCGTGAAGATCCAGTCGGTTTCCGAGGAGATAGCCACCGCGCTGGGCATCCCCGAGAGCAGCGGCGCGCTCGTCGCGGCAATAACGCCCGACGGTCCTGCGGCCAAGGGCGGCGTCAACGCGGGCGACGTCATCATGCGCTTCGATGGCGAGGACGTGAACAGCATGCGCAGCCTGCCGCGGCTCGTCGCGCGCGCCCCCATCGACAAGACGGTACCGGTCGAGGTGCTGCGTAAGGGTGAGCGCAAGACGCTGCAGGTGACGGTCGGCCGTTTGACGGACGACGAGGAGAAGACGCTCGGGGGCGACGACAAGCCTGCCCCCGGCGGAGCTGAGGTGCTGGGACTCAAGCTCTCCCCCCTTACCGAGGCGCTGCGCAGCAAGTATGGCCTCGATGCCGGCGTCAAAGGCGCAATCGTTGACGGGGTCGACCCGAAAAGCCCGGCTGCCGCCAGCATCAAGCCAGGTGACGTCATCGTGCAGGCGGCAAACGAGCCGGTTGCCGGTCCGCAGGACGTTGCGCGTCGCATCGATGCGATCAAGAAGAGCAGCCGTAAGTCGATGATGCTCGAGGTGGAGGACGCCAAGGGCGGCCACCGGTTCGTCTCGGTCCCAGTGGAATAG
- a CDS encoding DUF2065 domain-containing protein has product MSDLVVGLGLVLVIEGLLWALVPNLAARLLEAAASVPQSSLRIAGWSSVLVGLGLVWLIRG; this is encoded by the coding sequence ATGAGCGATCTCGTCGTCGGTCTAGGCCTCGTCCTGGTGATCGAGGGTCTCCTGTGGGCCCTCGTTCCCAATCTTGCCGCACGGCTCCTCGAAGCCGCCGCTTCCGTGCCGCAAAGCAGCCTGCGGATCGCCGGCTGGAGCTCGGTGCTGGTGGGGCTCGGCCTCGTCTGGCTGATACGCGGTTGA
- the hflC gene encoding protease modulator HflC, which produces MRAFLALLIICVGLAAIAIYASAFIVHQNEQALVLRFGEPKRVVNTPGLNWKVPLVDSVEIYDKRILDLDSQPQEVTASDQKRLVVDSFARYRIVDPLKFYQTLRYEEGVRSRLGPIIDSAMRRVLGAATFQDVVRDKREDLMKRIAKQVNKEGNDFGLEVVDVRIKRADLPEQNSKSVFDRMRAERQREAAEFRAQGTAEANRIKATADREATVIRAEATRKGEELRGAGDGERNRIYAEAYTKDQEFFEFYRSMQAYENGLKSEDTRLLISPDSDFFKYFTDPHGKAPATPAPQPPRQ; this is translated from the coding sequence ATGCGCGCGTTCCTCGCACTGCTCATCATCTGCGTCGGCCTCGCCGCCATCGCGATCTACGCCTCGGCCTTCATCGTGCATCAGAACGAGCAGGCGCTCGTGCTCCGCTTCGGCGAGCCCAAGCGCGTCGTCAACACGCCAGGCCTCAACTGGAAGGTTCCGCTGGTCGATAGCGTCGAGATCTACGACAAGCGCATCCTGGATCTCGACAGCCAGCCGCAGGAGGTGACTGCCTCCGACCAGAAGCGTCTCGTGGTCGACAGCTTCGCGCGCTATCGGATCGTCGATCCGCTGAAGTTCTACCAGACGCTGCGATATGAAGAGGGCGTGCGCTCGCGCCTCGGGCCGATCATAGATTCCGCCATGCGCCGTGTGCTGGGCGCCGCTACCTTCCAGGACGTCGTGCGCGACAAGCGCGAGGACCTGATGAAGCGCATCGCCAAGCAGGTGAACAAGGAAGGCAACGACTTCGGCCTGGAAGTCGTCGATGTTCGCATAAAGCGCGCCGACTTGCCTGAGCAGAACTCCAAGAGCGTCTTCGACCGCATGCGCGCCGAGCGTCAGCGCGAGGCCGCCGAGTTCCGTGCCCAGGGCACCGCCGAGGCCAACCGGATCAAAGCAACCGCCGACCGCGAGGCAACCGTCATCCGCGCTGAGGCCACCCGTAAGGGCGAGGAGCTACGCGGCGCCGGCGACGGCGAGCGCAACCGCATTTACGCCGAGGCCTACACCAAGGATCAGGAATTCTTCGAGTTCTACCGTTCGATGCAGGCCTATGAGAATGGCCTCAAGTCGGAGGACACGCGGCTGCTGATCTCGCCCGACAGCGACTTCTTCAAATACTTCACTGATCCGCACGGAAAGGCACCGGCAACGCCGGCGCCGCAACCGCCGCGGCAATGA
- the hflK gene encoding FtsH protease activity modulator HflK: MPWNNQSGGGGWKSGGGNGGGPWGQGPSGGGQPPDLEEMLKRGQDKVKQVMHGGGIPGPLLFLVAVIACAVIAWQAFTFRVNPDELGVVMRFGKFVEKYPPGLHFRLPYPIDEVRLPKVTRQNIIEVGVRSTAGRLNAGVRDERAESLMLTGDENIVDIDFVVFWRIQDAEKYLFNIQNPDTTVKEVAESAMREVVGQSNIQPILTQERQKTEEAVQALMQRTLDSYGAGIQVDQVQLQKVDPPGEVIDAFRDVQAARADKERLQNEAYAYFNKVVPEARGQADRILQGAEGYKQQVVNDATGQTSRFLQVYDQYKNAPEVTRRRMFLETMEKVLGGTDKIILDSKGGSGVVPYLPLDRLQPRAPAATTEEGN, from the coding sequence ATGCCCTGGAATAATCAGAGTGGCGGCGGCGGCTGGAAAAGCGGCGGCGGCAACGGCGGAGGTCCGTGGGGGCAGGGGCCGAGCGGCGGTGGACAGCCGCCGGATCTGGAGGAAATGCTGAAGCGCGGTCAGGACAAGGTGAAACAGGTCATGCACGGCGGCGGCATCCCCGGCCCTCTCCTGTTCCTCGTCGCCGTCATCGCCTGCGCGGTGATCGCGTGGCAGGCGTTCACCTTCCGCGTCAATCCGGATGAGCTCGGCGTCGTCATGCGCTTCGGCAAGTTCGTCGAGAAGTATCCGCCTGGCCTCCACTTCCGCCTGCCCTATCCGATAGACGAGGTCCGGCTACCGAAGGTCACGCGCCAGAACATCATTGAGGTGGGCGTGCGCTCGACCGCCGGCCGCCTCAATGCCGGCGTGCGCGACGAGCGCGCCGAGAGCCTGATGCTCACGGGCGACGAGAACATCGTCGACATCGACTTCGTCGTCTTCTGGCGGATCCAGGACGCCGAGAAGTACCTCTTCAACATTCAGAACCCGGACACCACCGTGAAGGAAGTGGCCGAGAGCGCCATGCGCGAGGTCGTCGGCCAGTCCAACATCCAGCCGATCCTGACGCAGGAGCGACAGAAGACCGAGGAAGCCGTGCAGGCATTGATGCAGAGGACGCTCGACAGCTACGGCGCCGGTATTCAGGTCGACCAGGTGCAGCTGCAGAAGGTCGACCCTCCGGGTGAGGTCATCGATGCGTTCCGCGACGTTCAGGCCGCCCGCGCCGACAAGGAGCGTCTGCAGAACGAGGCCTATGCCTACTTCAACAAGGTCGTGCCGGAGGCGCGCGGCCAGGCCGATCGCATTCTACAAGGTGCAGAAGGCTACAAGCAGCAGGTCGTGAACGACGCCACCGGTCAGACGTCGCGCTTTCTGCAGGTCTACGATCAGTACAAGAACGCTCCAGAGGTCACACGCCGTCGCATGTTCCTAGAGACAATGGAAAAGGTGCTTGGCGGCACCGACAAGATCATCCTCGACAGCAAGGGCGGTTCTGGCGTCGTGCCGTATCTGCCGCTCGATAGGCTGCAACCCCGAGCGCCGGCCGCGACCACCGAGGAGGGCAACTGA
- a CDS encoding dihydrofolate reductase: MIISLVVAVADNGVIGRDGTLPWHISSDLKTFRRLTMGKPLIMGRRTFQSLKKPLDGRDNIVVSRSAGYKPDGAIIASDFDTALAIARDCANKRGVDEIAVIGGTSVFAAALPIADRIYKTEVHGSPPGDAHFPTIDWGEWQEAAREALPRGPNDDFSATLIELRRR; the protein is encoded by the coding sequence ATGATCATCTCCCTCGTCGTGGCGGTTGCCGACAACGGCGTCATCGGCCGCGACGGAACGCTGCCGTGGCATATCTCGTCCGATCTCAAGACGTTCCGTCGCCTCACCATGGGCAAGCCGCTGATCATGGGGCGGCGCACGTTCCAGTCGCTGAAGAAGCCGCTCGACGGGCGCGACAACATCGTCGTGTCCCGCAGCGCCGGCTACAAGCCAGACGGCGCCATCATCGCCAGCGACTTCGACACCGCGCTCGCCATCGCGCGTGATTGTGCGAATAAACGTGGTGTCGACGAGATCGCCGTCATTGGCGGCACATCGGTGTTCGCCGCAGCGCTGCCCATCGCCGACCGTATCTACAAGACGGAGGTCCACGGCAGCCCCCCAGGCGACGCGCACTTTCCGACAATCGATTGGGGTGAATGGCAGGAGGCGGCGCGCGAGGCGCTGCCGCGCGGCCCGAACGACGATTTCTCGGCAACATTGATCGAGCTGCGACGCCGCTGA
- a CDS encoding thymidylate synthase — MQQYLDLMRRVRDEGVRKTDRTGTGTLSVFGHQMRFDLADGFPLVTTKKLHLKSIVHELIWFLAGETSTAYLKANGVTIWDEWADEDGNLGPVYGKQWRSWATPDGRSIDQITEVIETLKTNPDSRRMIVSAWNPADIPDMALAPCHCLFQFYVADGRLSCQLYQRSADVFIGVPFNIASYALLTLMMAQVTGLKPGEFVHTFGDAHLYLNHLDQADEQLLRKPRALPRMEINPAVTSIFKFKYDDFKLVGYDPHPHIAAPIAV; from the coding sequence ATGCAGCAGTATCTCGATCTGATGCGCCGCGTGCGCGATGAAGGTGTCCGGAAGACGGATCGCACCGGCACCGGGACGCTGTCCGTTTTCGGCCACCAGATGCGCTTCGACCTCGCCGACGGCTTTCCGCTGGTGACGACCAAGAAGCTGCACCTGAAGTCGATCGTCCACGAACTGATTTGGTTCCTCGCCGGCGAGACCAGCACTGCCTACTTGAAGGCAAATGGCGTCACCATCTGGGACGAGTGGGCGGACGAGGACGGCAACCTCGGTCCGGTCTACGGCAAGCAGTGGCGGTCGTGGGCGACACCCGACGGCCGGTCCATAGACCAGATCACCGAGGTCATCGAGACGCTCAAGACCAATCCCGACAGCCGCCGCATGATCGTGTCGGCCTGGAACCCGGCCGACATTCCCGACATGGCGCTGGCGCCGTGCCATTGCCTGTTCCAGTTCTACGTCGCCGATGGCCGTCTCTCCTGCCAGCTCTATCAGCGCTCGGCTGACGTGTTCATCGGCGTACCGTTCAACATCGCCTCCTACGCCTTACTGACGCTGATGATGGCGCAGGTGACGGGCCTCAAACCCGGGGAATTCGTGCACACCTTCGGCGACGCGCACCTCTATCTCAATCACCTGGACCAGGCCGATGAGCAGCTGCTCCGCAAGCCGCGGGCGCTGCCGCGCATGGAAATCAATCCGGCCGTCACGTCGATCTTCAAGTTCAAGTACGACGACTTCAAGCTGGTCGGCTACGATCCCCACCCGCACATCGCCGCGCCCATCGCGGTCTAG
- a CDS encoding CPBP family intramembrane glutamic endopeptidase, with amino-acid sequence MGLLSIAISIGASLAVVFLSGQAETGLETALMSPLPLAVGLLAGQIPLILLTWGAAGFYSSNRSEMLALRPPRGGWKVAFLALIPLFVVTGAWTALVATWKPEVVVGDLRLIGDLIQKEPVLALLAIGIGAPLSEELLFRGFLFSGLAKSRLGLWGAAGITSALWTVIHGYSVFGLIEVLAIGLYFSWLLVRTGSVWVTIFCHAVYNTAIGVALYFITLPPVPVPPT; translated from the coding sequence ATGGGGCTCCTCTCCATCGCCATCAGCATTGGTGCCTCACTGGCTGTGGTGTTCCTCAGCGGCCAGGCCGAGACCGGCTTGGAGACGGCTTTGATGTCGCCTCTACCTCTCGCGGTCGGACTCCTTGCGGGTCAAATTCCGCTGATCCTGCTCACTTGGGGAGCTGCCGGATTTTACTCATCCAATCGCTCCGAGATGCTCGCGCTGCGACCACCTCGCGGGGGATGGAAAGTGGCCTTCCTCGCTCTGATCCCGCTATTCGTTGTCACCGGCGCGTGGACGGCGCTGGTGGCCACGTGGAAACCAGAGGTCGTGGTGGGCGACCTGCGCCTTATCGGCGATTTGATCCAGAAGGAGCCGGTTCTGGCGCTGCTCGCAATTGGCATCGGCGCCCCCCTGTCGGAGGAGCTGTTGTTTCGCGGTTTCCTCTTCTCCGGGTTGGCCAAATCGCGGCTGGGTCTATGGGGCGCGGCCGGCATAACCTCTGCGCTGTGGACAGTCATTCACGGCTATTCAGTCTTCGGGCTCATAGAGGTGCTGGCGATCGGCCTCTATTTCTCGTGGCTGCTGGTGCGCACGGGGAGCGTGTGGGTGACGATTTTCTGCCACGCCGTCTACAACACGGCGATCGGTGTGGCGCTGTATTTCATCACGCTGCCGCCGGTACCGGTGCCGCCGACTTAG
- a CDS encoding SspB family protein, which produces MAAEPTIDYEALAQDALRGVVRTVLVQAAKTGLPGEHHFYISFDTGASGVVLSKRLKDKYPSEMTIVLQHRFWDLSVSDSGFEVKLTFDGIPERLVVPFAAIRVFFDPSVRYGMQFEDPNAEPELGDSVGQRFGARTNERANGGRTNLRSTAPKKPRVPRKKSEPAAATPTPGPQPAAGATPAAPPVQLKPQAPAPAPTPLQPVAAKANDAGDDKPKQDNGGAQIVRLDAFRKK; this is translated from the coding sequence ATGGCGGCCGAGCCGACGATCGACTACGAGGCCTTAGCCCAGGACGCCCTGCGCGGCGTCGTGCGCACTGTCCTTGTCCAGGCGGCCAAGACGGGCCTGCCGGGGGAGCACCATTTCTATATTTCGTTCGATACGGGCGCCTCTGGCGTCGTCCTCTCCAAGCGCTTGAAGGACAAGTATCCGTCCGAAATGACCATCGTCCTCCAGCACCGCTTCTGGGATCTGTCCGTTTCGGATTCCGGGTTCGAGGTGAAGCTGACGTTCGACGGCATCCCCGAGCGCCTCGTCGTTCCGTTCGCTGCCATCCGCGTGTTCTTCGATCCATCCGTGCGCTACGGCATGCAATTCGAAGATCCGAACGCCGAGCCAGAGTTGGGCGATAGCGTGGGCCAACGCTTCGGCGCCCGTACGAATGAGCGAGCCAACGGCGGTCGCACCAATTTGCGCTCCACCGCGCCGAAGAAACCGCGCGTTCCGCGCAAGAAGAGCGAGCCTGCCGCGGCGACGCCAACGCCCGGCCCGCAGCCGGCCGCCGGGGCGACGCCCGCGGCGCCACCTGTACAGCTCAAGCCGCAAGCGCCTGCACCTGCGCCGACGCCGCTGCAGCCCGTAGCAGCCAAAGCCAACGATGCAGGCGACGACAAGCCCAAGCAGGACAATGGCGGCGCACAGATCGTGCGGCTCGACGCCTTCCGCAAGAAGTAG
- a CDS encoding DUF302 domain-containing protein, giving the protein MTTMTGTIARTDVPTGLPYDELSQRFESTLGTWHPATAQGFVERRAPWPDVEAEAAKIAGSFGLMIIAAINQGQLTSLSGYPKKCRLYLVGNPVIATRILDIDPLGALYVPFRVAIYAGDGSGARISFDRPGSSLATLGNATIDAIGRQLDDKIDAVVQAICGRESV; this is encoded by the coding sequence ATGACCACAATGACTGGAACCATTGCGCGAACCGATGTTCCGACGGGCTTGCCGTACGACGAGCTGTCGCAACGCTTCGAGAGCACATTGGGGACTTGGCATCCGGCGACGGCGCAGGGATTTGTCGAGCGCCGCGCGCCGTGGCCGGACGTGGAGGCGGAGGCCGCGAAGATTGCCGGCAGCTTCGGGCTGATGATCATTGCGGCGATCAACCAGGGACAGCTCACGTCGCTATCCGGGTATCCGAAAAAGTGCCGCCTCTATCTCGTCGGTAACCCCGTCATCGCGACGCGGATTCTAGACATCGATCCGCTGGGGGCTCTGTACGTGCCGTTCCGCGTCGCGATCTACGCAGGTGATGGCAGCGGTGCGCGGATTTCATTCGATAGACCGGGCTCGTCTCTCGCAACGCTCGGCAACGCGACGATCGACGCGATCGGCCGTCAGCTCGACGACAAGATCGACGCGGTCGTGCAGGCAATCTGCGGCCGGGAAAGCGTTTAG
- a CDS encoding DUF4241 domain-containing protein, which yields MQRLLRYITWLFAGVSAAAPVAGAGGAPPPYARAFDLAFVPGWKAQVGEDTVGFRVFEAGQLRLPSGKVIACDPFVNMDRPAFTVSVPAGKYPVRLALVEGGNDARRVALARLAISSALVVRWEMALVAGQDAATLKVDEIFGYPVDAGTGSFLDAETGAAASPKMMADEDIAQGWITQGDKLTAGPGTPTFHLDVDMGPGNIVMFTSGWGDGFYASWFGYDAQGRVAALVTDFGVVDWGKAKW from the coding sequence ATGCAACGTCTCCTGCGGTACATCACGTGGCTGTTCGCCGGAGTAAGCGCGGCGGCGCCGGTCGCTGGCGCCGGTGGCGCGCCGCCCCCCTACGCCCGCGCGTTCGACTTGGCATTCGTGCCGGGCTGGAAAGCGCAAGTCGGCGAGGACACGGTGGGTTTCCGCGTCTTCGAGGCGGGCCAGTTACGCCTGCCGAGCGGCAAGGTCATTGCCTGCGATCCGTTTGTGAATATGGATCGCCCCGCGTTCACGGTGTCGGTGCCGGCCGGGAAGTATCCGGTGCGGCTGGCGCTGGTCGAGGGCGGCAACGACGCTCGGCGCGTAGCGCTCGCGCGGCTCGCGATTTCCTCCGCGCTGGTAGTGCGCTGGGAGATGGCGCTCGTCGCCGGGCAAGACGCAGCGACCCTGAAGGTGGACGAGATCTTCGGCTATCCGGTGGATGCCGGCACCGGTAGCTTCCTCGATGCCGAGACGGGTGCTGCCGCGTCGCCGAAGATGATGGCGGACGAGGACATCGCCCAGGGCTGGATCACGCAGGGCGATAAGCTCACCGCTGGTCCCGGCACGCCGACGTTTCACCTCGATGTCGATATGGGGCCGGGCAACATCGTCATGTTCACCAGCGGCTGGGGCGACGGGTTCTATGCCTCTTGGTTCGGTTACGACGCGCAGGGCCGCGTAGCAGCGCTCGTCACCGATTTTGGGGTCGTCGATTGGGGGAAGGCAAAGTGGTAG
- a CDS encoding xanthine dehydrogenase family protein molybdopterin-binding subunit has translation MILKDWKPETASLSRRRFLQASAAVGGGMLIGWVDVAGAEPGSAPAAEFSPNAFIRIGLDGKVTVISPSIEMGQGTYTALPMLVAEELDADMAQVTYGIAPPSDKLYGNPAVGGAQLTGGSNSVRGFYKPLREAGAAARQMLVAAASEKLGVDATELTTEKGEVIHAKSGQRIGYGALADAASKLPVPDKVVLKEPSQFRIIGTPVKRLDASGKVDGTAKFGIDAQVPGMKVATVAASPVFGGTLASVDEAAALAVPGVRQVIKIDDAVAVVADHYWAARKGLEAAAPKFNAGPNASVTTADVVAALAKASERDGAVGKSVGDAAGELGKAAQRLESVYENPFLAHAAMEPINCTVHVTPEGCDIWVGTQVPANAQLAASTALGIERDKVRIHNHLLGGGFGRRLEFDFIVQAVLFAKQSKDPIKIVWSREEDIQHDMYRPYYYDRISAGLDPKGELIAWKHRIVGSSIMARFFPAAFQNDLDSDAVDGAIELPYDIPNVFVDYVREEPPGIPTAFWRGVGPTRNCFVVESFIDELAAAAKKDPVEFRRQLTAKHPRARHVVERAAELSGWGTPLGERKGRGMALLFAFGTYLAEVAEVSVNDSGEVHVDRVVSVVDCGQVVNPDTVKAQLQSGIIFGISAALWGEITLKNGRVEQSNFDNYRVLRIDEAPKIEVEIVNNGEAPGGIGEPGTSAVIPAVANAVFAATGVRVRKLPLKADLLRAT, from the coding sequence ATGATATTGAAGGACTGGAAGCCCGAAACCGCTTCCCTTTCGCGCCGCCGCTTCCTGCAAGCGAGCGCTGCCGTTGGCGGAGGCATGCTGATCGGCTGGGTCGACGTCGCGGGCGCCGAGCCGGGCAGTGCGCCCGCCGCCGAGTTCTCCCCGAACGCCTTCATCAGGATCGGCCTCGACGGCAAGGTGACGGTCATCTCGCCGTCCATCGAGATGGGGCAGGGAACGTACACGGCGCTTCCGATGCTCGTTGCCGAGGAGCTTGATGCCGACATGGCGCAGGTCACCTACGGCATCGCGCCGCCGAGCGACAAGCTATACGGCAATCCGGCGGTTGGAGGCGCGCAGCTCACGGGCGGCTCGAACTCTGTGCGCGGCTTCTACAAGCCGCTGCGCGAGGCGGGAGCGGCCGCGCGGCAGATGCTGGTTGCGGCCGCGTCGGAGAAGCTGGGCGTCGATGCCACCGAGCTGACGACCGAGAAGGGCGAGGTCATCCACGCCAAGAGCGGACAGCGCATCGGCTATGGCGCGCTGGCCGACGCGGCGTCGAAGCTGCCTGTGCCCGACAAGGTCGTGCTCAAGGAGCCGAGCCAGTTCCGTATCATCGGCACACCTGTGAAGCGTCTCGACGCATCCGGCAAGGTCGACGGCACGGCCAAGTTCGGCATCGATGCGCAAGTGCCGGGCATGAAGGTCGCCACCGTTGCCGCCTCGCCGGTGTTCGGCGGGACTCTCGCTTCGGTCGATGAGGCGGCGGCTTTGGCGGTGCCGGGTGTGCGCCAGGTGATCAAGATCGACGACGCGGTCGCGGTGGTTGCCGATCACTATTGGGCGGCGCGCAAGGGTCTCGAAGCCGCCGCACCGAAGTTCAACGCCGGTCCGAATGCCTCGGTGACCACGGCGGATGTCGTTGCGGCGCTGGCCAAGGCTTCCGAGCGCGATGGCGCCGTCGGCAAGTCGGTCGGCGACGCCGCCGGCGAGCTAGGCAAGGCGGCGCAGCGACTGGAGAGCGTTTACGAGAATCCGTTCCTCGCCCATGCGGCCATGGAGCCAATCAACTGCACTGTGCACGTGACGCCCGAAGGTTGCGACATCTGGGTCGGCACGCAGGTCCCGGCCAACGCGCAGCTCGCCGCGTCGACCGCGCTCGGCATCGAGCGCGACAAGGTGCGCATCCACAATCACCTGCTGGGCGGCGGTTTCGGGCGCCGGCTGGAGTTCGACTTCATCGTCCAGGCGGTGCTCTTCGCCAAGCAGTCGAAGGACCCGATCAAGATCGTGTGGAGCCGCGAGGAGGACATCCAGCACGACATGTACCGGCCGTACTACTACGACCGCATCAGCGCCGGGCTCGACCCCAAGGGCGAGCTCATCGCCTGGAAGCACCGCATCGTCGGCTCGTCGATCATGGCGCGCTTCTTCCCGGCGGCGTTCCAGAACGACCTCGATTCCGATGCGGTCGACGGCGCGATCGAGCTGCCCTACGACATCCCGAACGTTTTCGTCGACTACGTGCGCGAGGAGCCACCCGGTATTCCCACCGCGTTCTGGCGCGGCGTCGGGCCAACCCGTAACTGCTTCGTCGTCGAGAGCTTCATCGACGAGCTGGCCGCGGCGGCAAAAAAAGATCCTGTCGAGTTCCGTCGCCAGCTGACGGCCAAACACCCCCGCGCGCGGCACGTCGTGGAGCGGGCAGCAGAGCTGTCGGGCTGGGGCACGCCGCTCGGCGAACGTAAGGGCCGCGGCATGGCGCTCTTGTTCGCCTTCGGCACCTATCTCGCCGAGGTCGCGGAAGTGAGCGTCAACGATAGCGGCGAAGTTCACGTGGATCGCGTCGTCTCCGTCGTCGACTGCGGTCAGGTCGTCAATCCCGATACCGTCAAAGCGCAGCTGCAGAGCGGCATCATTTTCGGTATCAGCGCGGCGCTGTGGGGCGAGATCACCTTGAAGAACGGCCGCGTCGAGCAGTCGAACTTCGACAACTATCGCGTGCTGCGCATCGACGAGGCGCCGAAGATCGAGGTTGAGATCGTCAACAACGGCGAAGCTCCCGGCGGCATTGGCGAGCCGGGAACCTCGGCGGTGATACCGGCAGTCGCGAACGCGGTGTTCGCGGCGACCGGCGTGCGCGTGCGCAAGCTGCCGCTCAAGGCGGATCTGCTACGCGCGACCTAA